In the Candidatus Bathyarchaeia archaeon genome, CCGCGACCGCGTTGGAGCAGGTCAAGAAGGCGGGGTTTGTTGAGGTGGATGTGGTTGAGGTTTTTGTGGCGAAGGGCAAAACCGTCGGAAGCGGAACCATGATGCTCGCTCGTAACCCCATAAAGATAATTTCAGCAACAAAGGAACTGTGAAAAGAAGTGGTTGGAAAATTCGTAGGTATCGGTGTGGGTCCAGGTGACCCCGACCTTATAACCGTGAAAGCAGTAAAAGCCCTAACAGCGGCGGAATACATCTGCGTCCCAAAATCAAATCCTCGCAAGCCTAGCATGGCACTGGGGATGATTCAGCAGATTTTGGAAGCCCGCCAAAAACCCGCCGAAATTCTTGAACTCATTTTCCCGATGACCAAGGACGAGTTAAACAACAGGAAACTGTGGGTGGAAAACGCAGCGGTTGTGGCGTCCAAGGCGAAACTTGGGGATGTAGCATTCATCACTTTGGGCGACCCGATGCTGTATAGTACTTTTCTTTATCTCTACGAGTGCATCAAAGAGACCTACCCCTACGTGAAGTTAGAGATAATTCCGGGCGTGACATCCATGACTGCTGCGGCGGCAAGGGCTAAACTTGCGCTTGCGGAAAGAGAGGAGGTTGTTTCGATTATTCCTTCCGACCTTGACCCCGCAATCATCGAGGAAACCGCTCGAAGCGCCGACAACATCGTCTTCATGAAATGCGCCTATCGCATCAAAGAGCTTGTTCCCATTTTGGAGAAAGCAGGTTTCACAAAAGACGCCACCATCGCACTTGTGAAGCGGTGCACGCTTCCTAAAGAAAGAGTTCTTGTCGGCAAACTCGGCGACATCCAAAAGTGGGACATAAAGGAGGATTACTTTTCCGTGGCTATCGTGAAGCGAAGCCAAGTTCCCATTCACTGGAAAGAAAACGGTGACAAAAATGGCAAACATGAATAAAGTTGTCTTTATCGGAGCAGGACCAGGAGACCCCGAACTCATCACCCTAAAAGGCAAAAAGTATCTTGAACAGGCGGATGTGGTTATCTATGCGGGCAGCTTGTTAAACCCCGAATACCTCAAATACTGCAAAAAAGGCGTTAAACTGCATGACAGCGCCAAAATGAGCTTGCCAGAAGTCCAAAAAGTCATGCTGGAAGGCGTCAAGGCAGGCAAACTTGTGGCACGCGTCCACGACGGCGACCCCAGCTTTTATGGAGCCATTCAGGAACAGATGACCTTCTTAGACAAGGAGGGTATTGGGTATTTTCGGATTCCAGGAGTGAGTTGCTTGCAGGGCGGCGCGGCAGCGTTAAACCGCGAATTAACTCTGCCAAACATCTCGCAAACCATCATCATCACCCGCCCTGAAGGTCGAACACCTGTGCCCCCCACGGAAAGTCTTGTTGAACTTGCCAAGCACCAAGCCACCATGGTCATTTTTCTGGGCACACCGTACATTGCACGCGTCGCTGAGGAACTGCAGAAAGGAGGTTACCCCAAAGATACACCTGCCCAAGTCGTCTACAAAGCCACTTGGCCAGAACAAAAAATCGTCAAAGGCACCCTTGGCGACATAGCCCAAAAAGTCGACGCCGAAGGCATAACGCAGACGGCCTTGATTTTTGTGGGTAAAGTGTTAGACCCCCAAGCCTATGACCTTTCAAAACTCTACGACCCCGCCTTCACCACGGGCTTTCGCAAAGGCACCCAGTAATGTACAACAAAGAAATCAGCATCATCGCCGCTACCAGCCGCGGAGTAGAAACGGCACTTAAAATCCAAAACGCCCTCGCCGCTTTGGAGTTACCCAGCAAGGTCTACGCACCCAACAAATACATCCAAACAGGCGTCAACCCCGTAACGCAAAAACTGGACAAGTTCATCCAAGAAGCCTTCACTTCATCCAGTGCCCTTGTGACGGTTATGGCAACAGGCATCGTCATCCGCGCAGTAGCGCCTTGCCTCAAAAGCAAACTGGCAGACCCTGCAGTGGTGGCGGTGGATGCAAACGGCAAATTTGCAATAAGCCTTCTTTCAGGGCATTTTGGCGGCGCGAACCACCTCACAAGGCAAATCGCGGCGGGCATAGGCGCAACAACTGTAATCACGACAGCGTCGGATTCGATGGGAAAACAGGGCGCAGATGAACTGGCGCGTACCATGCATTTGACGATAGTGAACCCAAAAAGCCTTGTTGGCGTCAACGCTGCCTTGGTAAATGAGGAGCGGTTGGCTTTGATACGGGTGGGCGACGCAAGAGTCCCTCTGCAGGCAATTGAGGGCTACACGACTGAGGAAGCAAAAGACATGCATCAAGCGGTAGAAATCGCTAACCGCTATGACACAGCTGCCATAATCACCCATGAACCCCTGCCCCCTGAGGAAGCCTCAGAACCAGTCGTGTTGCTTAAACCCAAACGAATAGTCATTGGGGTAGGCGCAAGAAAAGAAATCACCCAAACCCAAATCCTCAAAGCCATAAATGTTGCTTTGGTGCGGGTTAACTTGCCTTTGGAACGCGTGGACGGGTTGGCAACCGTGGACATAAAACGCGATTCACAAGGCATGTTGGCTGCAGCCGAGAAGTTGGGTTTAAAGTTTGATTTTTTCAGTGTAGAGGAGCTTTGTGCAGTAAGAAATGCAGAGTTGTCTCCTGATTCAGAGTTAGTTCAAGAAAAAATTGGAGTTGGAGGAGTTTGCGAACGAGCAGCCTTAATAGCAGCAGGAAAAAACCCACATTTAATCCTAAAAAAACAGAAACTCAACGGCGTGACTGTGGCGGTAGCAGAGGGCGAATAAGCGTCGTCGGCATCGGACCTGGCAGCGCAGAGCACATGACGCCTAAAGCGCGCCAAGCCATACAAGAAGCCAACGCCATCGTCGGCTACAAAACCTACCTCACGCTAATTCAAGACCTCATAGACCCCAAGGCAGAAGTGGTCGCGGGCACCATGGGACGCGAAGTTGACCGCGCCAAAGCCGCCGTGCAAAAAGCGCTGCAAGGAAAAACCGTCGCGGTCATCAGCAGCGGAGACGCAGGCGTTTACGGCATGGCAGGAGTAGTTTTGGAAGTTGCCGCTTTAGAGAAAACACAAGTTCCCGTGGAAATTATTCCTGGCGTCACAGCGGCAACGGCGGCGGCAGCCTGTTTAGGGGCACCGTTGGTGAGCGATTTTGCGGTGATTAGTCTTAGCGATTTGTTGACGCCTTGGGAGCTGATTGAGAAGCGGCTGGAGGCGGCGGCGAAGGCGGATTTTGCGATTGTGCTTTATAATCCGCAGAGTGTGGGGAGAAAGGAACCGTTAGCTAAGGCTTATGAGATTCTGCTTTGTCACCGCGGTCCCGACACGTTGGTGGGTATTGTGAGGCAGGCGGGGCGTGAAGGAGAAAAAATACAGATAACTACATTAGACAGGCTGTTGAACTGCGAGGTCGATATGGTGACCACCATTGTGGTTGGGACTTCAGCTACACGCCTTGTCAATGATAGAATGGTGACACCTCGAGGTTACAACTTAGAAGCCTGCAACTAGACGTAACCTAAGAAACAAAAGTTTGTCTAGATACCGCTTTCTTTTTTTAACAATTGCGTTTATTCATTTTTTATAGAGAACATAAACTCCTAAAACCATCAGCAACCCCGCCAAAGTCTGCACCACTGTAAAAGTCTCCCTAAGGATAACAAAAGCAAATACCGCGCCAAAGAGGGCAGTGGTTGAAAAAATCGTTCCTGTCCGCATGGAGCCGATTTCTTTGAGTCCCAGCATGAAAAACAGAAGCGAAAAACCAATGCTGAAGGCGCCAACTGAGAGAAGGTAGGGGTAAGCGGACAAGGGAACAAAGAAGGGAATGCCAAAAGCGTAGGCTAACAGCAACAGGCTTGCGCCGCCGATTAGGCATTTGAGGGCAGTTACTGTTATGAGGTCTTCTTTGAAGCAGAGAAACTTGCTCAGGTTGTTGTCTATGCCCCAGAATAGGCAAGCTCCCAGTACGAGGAGGTTGCCCACGAGCCACGTGTCTAAAGAGAGGCTATAGAATTGGGCGTTTGTTGACAAGAAAACAGCGCCGAGTATGAGAAAACCAATACCAACCCACTCTTTTCGGTTACAACGTTCTCTAAGAAAACTCACGGCGATAAGCACGGTAAAGAGGGCTTCCCCATTTTGCAGCAAAGAAGCGTTCACTGCCGTGGTTTGATTAAGGCCGTTCAAAAACAAGAAGGGTGCAATAATGGAACCCGAAAGAACCACCAAACCCAAAATAACAAAGTCTTTGAGGCAAAAATTTGATTCCGTCTTTGTTGGGGTCGCAAGCAGTTTCATGACGCGCCCGCGAAGCGGCGAGAAGCGGACTGCAAAAAGGGTTACCCCTGCAAAGAAGTAAATTAACCCCGCAACAAGGGTCGGGTGAACATCAGCGAGGGCAAGCTTGTTTAAGGTTGTGCCTATTCCGAAAAGGAGCGCCGAGGTAAGTGCTCCAACATAGCCCCAGTGATGTGTCACAAAGCTACCTCAGGTAGAGCGTTTTTCTTGGTCTTGGGCAGCAGGTTTTTTGTTGAGAAGCTCCAGGATTGCTTTTCGGGCTTCGCTGATAGTGAGCGGCAGCAAATCCGAGATGGGCAGGTCGTCTTCTTTTTTGAGCACTTCAAAGAGGTGGGTAAGCCTTGGCGAACGCAAGTTTACGTTTCTGATGAGTTGGGTGTTTGAGAAGATTTCTTTGGGTGTGCCTTCTGAGACTTTTTTACCTTTGCTAAGGATAAAGAGGCGGTTAGCGAACAGGGGAACCATGTCTACGTCGTGTGTGGCTAAGACAAGCGTTATGCCTGCCTCTTTGTTGAGTTTAAGCAGTAGATGCAGGATTTCGCTGGTGGCTCGTGGGTCAAGGTTTGCAGTTGGCTCATCCATAACGATGACTTCGGGCTGCATAGCCAAAACTCCTGCAAGTGCAACGCGCTTTTTTTGTCCTAAACTGAGAAAATGCGGCGGCTTTTCCACAAACTCAGCCATGCCTACAGTTTGAAGCGCATCATCCACGAGTCTTTTAACTTTGTCAGGAGGGTACCCAAGATTTAGCGGTCCAAAAGCCACGTCTTGTTTCACGGTTGAGGCAAACAGTTGGTCATTTGGGTCTTGGAACACAAAGCCCACCCGCTTTCTCAGAGTCAACAGCGCTTTCGTGTCGTACTCTAAGGGTTTATCTTCAAAGTAGATGGTTCCTGAAGTAGGTTTTAGGATGCCGTTTAGGTGGTTGAGCAGGGTGGTTTTGCCTGAACCGTTGGTTCCTAGAAGGGCTATTCGTTCGCCTCTATCAAAGCCAAGGGAGACTTGGTCTAGTGCGAGGGTGCCGTCGGAATAGCAATGGGAAAGTTTGTCCAGTTGAAACAGCATTTGTTAAATAACTCCAATGTTTAAGGTGAAAAAGATTGCGAAAACAAGCAGCACATCAAATAGGACAATTCCTGCTAATGCTGCTTTTTTGGGTTTTGGTTGCTCTTCCAAGACGTATATGGTTCCATCATAGCCGCGGGCGTTCATGGCGGTGAAGGTGCGTTCACCCTGCTCTAAAGCGCGGATAAAGAGGTTTCCCGCAAGCAAAGCCAAAGAGCGGATCCGTTTTAGCCAGCCTGAATGCCCCAGCCGCAGGTCTTGAGCGGTGTTCATTTTTGTGGAAACCTCCAAGAATACAAAGATGTAGCGGTAAATTAGCAGCGACATTTCGATGAGGATTTTGGGGGCGTGGGCACGTCGAAAAAGAATACACAGATCAGTTATTGAAGTGGTTAGCACAAGAAAGAAGAGGCAGGAAATGGCGCCTTCGACTCGTAGGAAGGTGGTTATGCTCATGGCTATGCCGTTTTTGAAAATGGTCCAAGTAAACCAGGGTGTGACAATATTTGTTAGGGGTTCACCGTAACCGTAGAATAGAGCCAGAAAAATGCAGCTGAGGGTAAGCATAAAAGTTGGGTAGAGAAGCATCTTGAGGTAGAATTGTACCCTGATTTTTGCAAATCCAAGCAACATCGTGGTAAATACAACAAAAACTATGATGGATACAATAAAAGAGGGCGAAGAAACGCTGATGATGAGTGCGGAAAGGGAAAAAAGGGTTTTGGTTATGGGGCTGTTGTTGGCGAATCGGTTGGTGTATGCGGAACGGTCGATTTGGGTCGAGAGGTCGCTGTGAGCCATTCAGTTTTCATCCAGAGTAGTTTATCTACGCGTCTTTTTTCTTTGCCCGTTTTCCTTTTTCGTAACCCACATAGTACCCAATGACTAATGCGCCTAGG is a window encoding:
- the cobI gene encoding precorrin-2 C(20)-methyltransferase, producing MVGKFVGIGVGPGDPDLITVKAVKALTAAEYICVPKSNPRKPSMALGMIQQILEARQKPAEILELIFPMTKDELNNRKLWVENAAVVASKAKLGDVAFITLGDPMLYSTFLYLYECIKETYPYVKLEIIPGVTSMTAAAARAKLALAEREEVVSIIPSDLDPAIIEETARSADNIVFMKCAYRIKELVPILEKAGFTKDATIALVKRCTLPKERVLVGKLGDIQKWDIKEDYFSVAIVKRSQVPIHWKENGDKNGKHE
- a CDS encoding cobalt-precorrin 5A hydrolase, translated to MYNKEISIIAATSRGVETALKIQNALAALELPSKVYAPNKYIQTGVNPVTQKLDKFIQEAFTSSSALVTVMATGIVIRAVAPCLKSKLADPAVVAVDANGKFAISLLSGHFGGANHLTRQIAAGIGATTVITTASDSMGKQGADELARTMHLTIVNPKSLVGVNAALVNEERLALIRVGDARVPLQAIEGYTTEEAKDMHQAVEIANRYDTAAIITHEPLPPEEASEPVVLLKPKRIVIGVGARKEITQTQILKAINVALVRVNLPLERVDGLATVDIKRDSQGMLAAAEKLGLKFDFFSVEELCAVRNAELSPDSELVQEKIGVGGVCERAALIAAGKNPHLILKKQKLNGVTVAVAEGE
- the cobM gene encoding precorrin-4 C(11)-methyltransferase — translated: MNKVVFIGAGPGDPELITLKGKKYLEQADVVIYAGSLLNPEYLKYCKKGVKLHDSAKMSLPEVQKVMLEGVKAGKLVARVHDGDPSFYGAIQEQMTFLDKEGIGYFRIPGVSCLQGGAAALNRELTLPNISQTIIITRPEGRTPVPPTESLVELAKHQATMVIFLGTPYIARVAEELQKGGYPKDTPAQVVYKATWPEQKIVKGTLGDIAQKVDAEGITQTALIFVGKVLDPQAYDLSKLYDPAFTTGFRKGTQ
- a CDS encoding DMT family transporter, with translation MTHHWGYVGALTSALLFGIGTTLNKLALADVHPTLVAGLIYFFAGVTLFAVRFSPLRGRVMKLLATPTKTESNFCLKDFVILGLVVLSGSIIAPFLFLNGLNQTTAVNASLLQNGEALFTVLIAVSFLRERCNRKEWVGIGFLILGAVFLSTNAQFYSLSLDTWLVGNLLVLGACLFWGIDNNLSKFLCFKEDLITVTALKCLIGGASLLLLAYAFGIPFFVPLSAYPYLLSVGAFSIGFSLLFFMLGLKEIGSMRTGTIFSTTALFGAVFAFVILRETFTVVQTLAGLLMVLGVYVLYKK
- the cbiQ gene encoding cobalt ECF transporter T component CbiQ; this encodes MAHSDLSTQIDRSAYTNRFANNSPITKTLFSLSALIISVSSPSFIVSIIVFVVFTTMLLGFAKIRVQFYLKMLLYPTFMLTLSCIFLALFYGYGEPLTNIVTPWFTWTIFKNGIAMSITTFLRVEGAISCLFFLVLTTSITDLCILFRRAHAPKILIEMSLLIYRYIFVFLEVSTKMNTAQDLRLGHSGWLKRIRSLALLAGNLFIRALEQGERTFTAMNARGYDGTIYVLEEQPKPKKAALAGIVLFDVLLVFAIFFTLNIGVI
- a CDS encoding ATP-binding cassette domain-containing protein; the encoded protein is MLFQLDKLSHCYSDGTLALDQVSLGFDRGERIALLGTNGSGKTTLLNHLNGILKPTSGTIYFEDKPLEYDTKALLTLRKRVGFVFQDPNDQLFASTVKQDVAFGPLNLGYPPDKVKRLVDDALQTVGMAEFVEKPPHFLSLGQKKRVALAGVLAMQPEVIVMDEPTANLDPRATSEILHLLLKLNKEAGITLVLATHDVDMVPLFANRLFILSKGKKVSEGTPKEIFSNTQLIRNVNLRSPRLTHLFEVLKKEDDLPISDLLPLTISEARKAILELLNKKPAAQDQEKRST
- the cobJ gene encoding precorrin-3B C(17)-methyltransferase, which gives rise to MTPKARQAIQEANAIVGYKTYLTLIQDLIDPKAEVVAGTMGREVDRAKAAVQKALQGKTVAVISSGDAGVYGMAGVVLEVAALEKTQVPVEIIPGVTAATAAAACLGAPLVSDFAVISLSDLLTPWELIEKRLEAAAKADFAIVLYNPQSVGRKEPLAKAYEILLCHRGPDTLVGIVRQAGREGEKIQITTLDRLLNCEVDMVTTIVVGTSATRLVNDRMVTPRGYNLEACN